A single window of Salvelinus sp. IW2-2015 unplaced genomic scaffold, ASM291031v2 Un_scaffold2980, whole genome shotgun sequence DNA harbors:
- the LOC139025627 gene encoding proteoglycan 4-like: MFNVNIPHHHQDKQSPVPTGQTESRSNRTNRVPFQRDKQSPFQRTKESRSNGQTQSRSNGQTESVPTGQQSPVPIRTNRSPTDNRVPSQPDKQSPVPTEQTESRPNGQTESPSNGTKQSPVPTGQTESVSNGTTESVPTDKQSPVPTDKRVPFQPDKGRTDNRVPFQTDETESRPTGQQSPFQTGQQSPVPTDKQSPVPTDKTESRSNGQTESRFQRTNRVPFQPDKQSPVPTGTTESRSNGQTESRSNGTNRVRPNRTNTVPSQRTNTRPVQKTPRTNTVPFQPDKHSPFQPDNTVPSNRTNQSRPTGQTQSRSTGQNTVRSTTNTSIPTGQTQSRSTGQHSPCPTGQTQSHSNRTNTVPFQPDKHSPDLQHSPIPTGQTQSLSNRTNTVPFQQVHSNRTNTARSNRTNTVPFQPDKQSRPQPDKHSPIPTGQT; the protein is encoded by the coding sequence ATGTTTAACGTCAACATTCCTCATCATCACCAGGACAAACAGAGTCCCGTTCCAACGGGACAAACAGAGTCCCGTTCCAACCGGACAAACAGAGTCCCGTTCCAACGGGACAAACAGAGTCCGTTCCAACGGACAAAAGAGTCCCGTTCCAACGGACAAACACAGTCCCGTTCCAACGGACAAACAGAGTCCGTTCCAACGGGACAACAGAGTCCCGTTCCAATCCGGACAAACAGGTCCCCAACGGACAACAGAGTCCCGTCCCAACCGGACAAACAGAGTCCCGTTCCAACGGAACAAACAGAGTCCCGTCCCAACGGACAAACAGAGTCCCCGTCCAACGGGACCAAACAGAGTCCCGTTCCAACCGGACAAACAGAGTCCGTTTCCAACGGGACAACAGAGTCCGTTCCAACGGACAAACAGAGTCCCGTTCCAACGGACAAACGAGTCCCGTTCCAACCGGACAAAGGTCGAACGGACAACAGAGTCCCGTTCCAAACGGACGAAACAGAGTCCCGTCCAACCGGACAACAGAGTCCGTTCCAGACGGGACAACAGAGTCCCGTTCCAACGGACAAACAGAGTCCCGTTCCAACGGACAAAACAGAGTCCCGTTCCAACGGACAAACAGAGTCCCGTTTCCAACGGACAAACAGAGTCCCGTTCCAACCGGACAAACAGAGTCCCGTCCCAACCGGAACAACAGAGTCCCGTTCCAACGGACAAACAGAGTCCCGTTCCAACGGGACAAACAGAGTCCGTCCCAACCGGACAAACACAGTCCCGTCCCAACGGACAAACACACGTCCCGTCCAAAAAACCCCCCGGACAAACACAGTCCCTTTCCAACCGGACAAACACAGTCCGTTCCAACCGGACAACACAGTCCCGTCCAACCGGACAAACCAGTCCCGTCCAACCGGACAAACACAGTCCCGTTCAACCGGACAAAACACAGTCCGTTCAACGACAAACACGTCCATTCCAACCGGACAAACACAGTCCCGTTCAACCGGACAACACAGTCCCTGTCCAACCGGACAAACACAGTCCCATTCCAACCGGACAAACACAGTCCCATTCCAACCGGACAAACACAGTCCCGATCTCCAACACAGTCCCATTCCAACCGGACAAACACAGTCCCTGTCCAACCGGACAAACACAGTCCCGTTCCAACAAGTCCATTCCAACCGGACAAACACAGCCCGTTCCAACCGGACAAACACAGTCCCATTCCAACCGGACAAACAGTCCCGTCCCCAACCGGACAAACACAGTCCCATTCCAACCGGACAAACATAG